In the genome of Doryrhamphus excisus isolate RoL2022-K1 chromosome 11, RoL_Dexc_1.0, whole genome shotgun sequence, the window TTCCCTGTACCACTTTTCCAGTAGCTCCCCATAGggtgtattcatttattatcaactcctatagtGACAAAATTAGACAGTAAGGTTTGGCAATAGTCGTATTGCCCAGCAATAATAggcagaccgttttggaaatccaaggaaatacagctagaataggtgaagattctggaagatctaagaTCTAGCGTTCTGtgtggattattattatgtgtagctgctctataggagtccacaactcaatacaaagggccaaaaattagcataagtggtcccatccatccattttctgtaccatttatcctcacaagggcatgctggagcctatcccagctgtcttcgggcgaaaggcagggtacaccctggactggtcataataggtcccctttaattattattatactgtatatagtaatttattttaatatattatttaaattgtcatatttggggggggggggggttatatataatgatattaAATATTGTACAACAAAAGGCCTCCACTCAAATTAACTGTTTACCTCTAATAAATGTCTGCCAATGCTTGCATTGTACACACAAGCACATGGCCACTATTTCAGGAATTATTGCAcagaataataaattattattatacagaaaTAAACTGTACAAcatctactactactatactattaaaaatgatcatttatAGAAAAAAAGCCTTCCACTAATAAATGCCGAGTACAcactgcagttgagtaaataaaagCACATGAACACTATTTGTGAAATTACTGTGTgcagtatataaaatatttagctAGCTAAATTCTGCATACCGCAATGCCTACCTCTTGTTGCAGCAGGTTCCATTCACTATCACTGACCAGGCGGTAGCCTGAAGGAGGTAAATAAGCAGAGTCGGGGGCTTGTGAGATGCTGGACAGCAACGACGCCGTCTCCTCCTGCTCAGGGGTCATGGCTTTAATGGCCTTCTCCTGGTCTTTTGTCAGCAGAAAGTGGCTGGCCGTGAGCTTTATGGAGCTGATGGACAAGGTCTCGCCAAAACTACTGTCTGCGACACTGCTGTCAGCCCCCACTAAGGGCCCAAAGTCCGACTCGTCCAAGTGGCTGGCTGACTTGGCCTTGTGGTTCTGACCACCCAGACCTTGCTGGCCGGATAGTGAGGAACCGAGGCTGTCGGTCGACTGGACTCTCCGCAGGTTGTCCTTGTAAGGGTCGGCCAGGCTGCCTGCCACCACGTCAGCATCCAGGGAGTGCATGGAGCCGTGGGCGCTGTGGTTAGTTGGCGGCTAAgaggagaagaaagaaaagaaatctCGATGAAGTAGTAACTACTTAAgtgtttattgcattattagcgTCATGATATTAGCCAATAGcattataaatacattggaaaatgtataattaagtcatgtgattggtatcggacgatttcagtcctggatgatcagTATATCAATCGGCAGCCTGATCGCATCCCTAGTGAACATAATTAAGCACGTGTTTTTGCTACgacagtgttttatttttatgatttatagCATTATATTACATTCTAAAGGTTTCATGATGGTGACACTGTGGATAGATTACAGGATTTCTATTTCCATTCATTCTAAGGGTAAGGACTTGACATGAGAAAGACATATTCCATATTTCTATTTGCCAGTCATTGCTAGTAGAATGCTAGGACTATAATACGCAGAAGGTCAACAGTGAAGGTACTATCACGTTACTCAAAGGGAACGTAGCACAATGTCAGATGATAATGGTCCTGTATCCGATTACGCAATGCCCACCCCCTACCTCCTCAACACTCAGACCAAGGAATAAATCCTCCAGGGGTTCTGTGTTGTCTCCGCCATCTTCCTCGTGGAGATCCTTCACTTGGCTCAGCCGCTCTTTCTCGTCCTCCTCCTGGAACagagacaaaagacaaaaaaagacaatacatTAGGTACAGTACACATGCACCACCTCATGAGAATGTTGTCCATAATGAAATGTCCTTTATTCATAAAAAGGCTTATACTGAGTCTTATACTTCGTATGAATGCATTAGGTGGGAGACGCATTAGTTTAAGGTAGCAATGAGGTTTTAATGGATGCTCCTCTTTCACTTAATAGCTCAGTCTGGTCTCCGCTCGATCCATTAACTGATCTCAGCCTGCGTGGCTTCCCAAATCCAACTGCAGACCAAGGGAATAGCAAGCAAAAAGGTGGCCTCCGAAGTCATCACCTGGTCTTTCTTcttcatctcctccacctgccGGAGCTGCTCGGACGACAGCACGCTTTCAATTCTCTGCATGTCCCTCATGAGGAGGCGCTGGGACTCCAGGAACTGGTCGTTGGCTCTCTGCCACGTGTGCTTGAGCTGGTTGTGCTGCTGACGCTCCAGCTCCAGTTTGTGGCACACTAAACGGAAAGAAGCATAAACGAGCAGAAGTTGAGACTTACGACAGAAATGGATCTTCTCTTACTTGCAGGATATATATGGTTGAATCCTGTGGAGACACTCAAACAACTGAAGGAATTAaaatgcaaccaaaaataatcCAATTCGGCACCGCCACAATCTGGATAACTAACCTTCCGCTGGTCCTTAAACACACCCCACCTTGCACCTATCATGCATACTTTGAGAGTCAAGTTGACCTGGGCTTCACTTCCAACTGTTCCAGTTGCACAATTACCATACTGAAGTCAATATCAGACCACCCTGAATATAAGAAAACCTCTCTTTTTCACAATAGACCTTTCAGGACAAAATACCCCACCGCTCCCATGAAAATAAATCAGTTAATTCTGCTTCATTCATCAACATTATCTTCAATTTATATGCATGGATGCTTTTCAGTGTGTATGAGTGACAGGGAAAAACAACCCTGTCTTACTTTGGGGGGGAAGAAGCCGCAGCCACTTGTTGGCTTGCATGTATAAATAACCAgaccccgaatataagacacccTTTCTGTGTAAAATATACCCTagtgcagtgattcccaaacaCGGTGCTGCTAAATTATGCAATTTCACTTAAGTGGTCCAAAAGTGCTTATTTATTTACCACAAATATTGTATCTTTGTGCATCtaactacagtatgtgtgtgacGTAGACTGACAGGCAGAACAATTTAATGTTGGCAGAAGATACATTATTAACCTGTGGGTCTAGTAAATCCCTGCTTGGTGGCCCCGGAAGGCAGTCCACAAGTAATTGAAATGtctattttaaattaaattaaccaaATTACTGAACTTACTTTTACCTCCTAATCAAcctctgaaaaaaacaacaaacaaaaagaaagcCTACATGTCACTCCTTAGACACTTACCTTCATGGAGCTCTCTGCGCAGTTTCTCTGCATCCTCCTGCAGGACGGACTTCTGCGTGTTGAGCACTGCCACGTACATCTCCAGGTCCGTGCGGCAGGACTTCTCAGCCTCCAGAACGTGATTGAGCTCCTTGACCTGCCAAAGgatgaatacaaatattaatcatTGGAAATTCAACAATTCCCTTCCCACAGAGACAGCAAGGTCTGTAGATGACCTCAATGTAACCCACTTttgtcacacataaacacaattaCAATGCAGTTTAGCACTCCCTAGTGGGAGATTGGACAATTACAGTGCATGCAGTGTAAACCCACAGACGTCCAAACGTTTCCCAGCAAGGGGGCGCATACGGTAGACTTAAAGAGTATGATGTTATACTGTTAtacctttttccacttttgttgtcgttttccttatttttcttgtttaattgtatttgtttgGTGTAGACAAACCTTAGACGCCTCCAGCTCCTTGACTCTGTCCTCGGCTGTGGTGAGCTTGGCTTTGAGTGCCCCGATCTCCTGCTCCATGGGCATTACCACTGAGCGGAGCTTCTCGGCATCCTCCTGAGCCTTTAGGCAGATTTTATACACCCATAAACATCTAAATTGTCCAACTGAAATGGCCAAACGGCCAACATAAATGTCGAAATTATGAACTGAGAAGACGAGAACAAAGCCTACTTTTTTCATATCGTCCTCCAGGTTCTGCTCCTCCTGACCCTCGGTGAGCCGGCGTCTCAGGTCGCCCACCTCCCTCTCCATGGCATCCCGGTACTGGCCCCATTGGGCTCGCTCCTGCTCCAGACGCTGGTGGAACTGAACCTCGTACTCGCACACGGTTTCTGAATAAGGGCAAGACCATTACAAAGAAAATAGCATGGCACAAACGGtgacagtgttttttgtttttttttaaatacctttCATGATGGCCTGCAGCGAGGCCACCTCCTCCTGCCACTGGCTGCGGATTTGGTCAATGGCCTCCTGTTTGGTGTTCTCTGACACGGTGGCCACCGCTTTGATGGTCTCGATCTCGGCCCGGGCTTCAGAGAGCTGCGCCTGGACGGTGCTCAGCTCAGCTTGGGCGGCCTCCAGCAACGACGTCTGCCTCTTCAGCTCCTCTGGAGATAGAAGAAAATAGAGAGGTAGGCGAGCAACCTTTCAATACGGTTGAAAAGCCAACATTCTGGGAaacattctttctttcttttcttaatttatttcagacatgcatactatgttacattattctttctcacatatacacttacaatacaatacacttaaaatatatatatatatatacacatacatacatatatacacatatatatacacatatatatacatatatacacatatatatacacatatatatacatatatacatatatacacatatacatatatacatatacatacatatatatacatatatacatatatatacatatatatatacatatatacatatatatatacatatatatacatatatacatatatatatacatacatacatacatacatatacacatatatatacatacatatatatacacatatatatacatacatatatatacacatatatatacatacatatatacacatatatatacatacatatatatacacacatatatacatacatatatatacacatatatatatacatacatatatatacacatatatatacatacatatatatacacatatatatacatacatatatatacatacatatatatacacatatatatatacatatatatatacacatatatatatatatatatacatatatatatacatatatacatatatacacacatatatacacatatatatacatatatatacatatatatatatacatatatatatacatatatatacacatatatacatatatacacatatatatacatatatatacacatatatatatacatatatacgtacacatacatacatacatacacatacatacatacatacatatgtatatatatatatatatatatatatatatatgtatatatatatgtatatatatatgtatatatatatacacatatatatatatatacatatatatacacacacatatatatatacatatatatacacacatatatacatatatatatatatatacatatatatacacatatacgtacacatacatacatacatgcatacacacaacacctcattactacacatgtctgaaaaggagcaggaagaagcaaagcttattaaatcctaccccttctccacgccatagcagttaccagttcaataagtgatttttccacacatataatcacagaatcttacataatacaaaacaacaaaagaagagtgggtgATGCCCGACATCACCCACCCCTCATGTTGTCTGCCTATAAATGATGTTACCATGATGTAAACATCACATGATGTAAACATAACAACTGGAATGGTTACAACTTGGTAGTCTATACAATGCCGTATACAACTTACTTTCTGGTACTCACGATTCCCTTTCATATTTACTCATAAGATTGTTTATAAATAGTTGTTTAAATCTATTTAGCGTATCACAAGTTTTCATCTTTAAATCTAAATCATTCCATATATCTACTCGTTTGATTGACATACATCTCTGCTTTACATTTGTTCGTACTTTCCCTTTTACATACACACTCATTCCTCGTAGATCATATTGACTAGTACGAATCTGAAACATCCCCTGGACAACATTTGggagcatgtttttatttaccttAAACATCATTTGCGCAGTTTTGAAATCAACTAGATCATAGAATTTTACAATTTGCGAGTGTAAAAAGAATTTACTTGTTGGTGCTTGGTAAGCAGCTTGATTGATTATCCTTATTACTCTCTTTTGCATCATGTAAATTGGTTTTGCAATGGTTTTGTAGGTGTGTCCCCAGATTTCAATGCCATAAACAATATATGGCTCTATAAAGGTTCGATATAGTAATTGTAGAGAATGTTTATTGAGGATGTACCTTAGTTTATGTAGTATTGCGATTACTTTtgatatttagttttttataaGATTTATATGTGATTTCCAGCTTAGTTTGTCATCTACAATAATTCCTAAAAATTTGCTTTCCTTTACTCGTTCAATTTCAGTATTCTctattttaatttgtgtttgttttat includes:
- the rabep1 gene encoding rab GTPase-binding effector protein 1; translation: MAEQAAGSAPSSQHDDELQQRVEVLEREKAEFNQKRAKFKELYLAQEEELKRQTSLLEAAQAELSTVQAQLSEARAEIETIKAVATVSENTKQEAIDQIRSQWQEEVASLQAIMKETVCEYEVQFHQRLEQERAQWGQYRDAMEREVGDLRRRLTEGQEEQNLEDDMKKAQEDAEKLRSVVMPMEQEIGALKAKLTTAEDRVKELEASKVKELNHVLEAEKSCRTDLEMYVAVLNTQKSVLQEDAEKLRRELHEVCHKLELERQQHNQLKHTWQRANDQFLESQRLLMRDMQRIESVLSSEQLRQVEEMKKKDQEEDEKERLSQVKDLHEEDGGDNTEPLEDLFLGLSVEEPPTNHSAHGSMHSLDADVVAGSLADPYKDNLRRVQSTDSLGSSLSGQQGLGGQNHKAKSASHLDESDFGPLVGADSSVADSSFGETLSISSIKLTASHFLLTKDQEKAIKAMTPEQEETASLLSSISQAPDSAYLPPSGYRLVSDSEWNLLQQEVKNAGRKLGRRCDMCSNYEKQLQVLQGQEAETRDQVKKLQAMLRQANDQLERTMTEKQNLEDSVKVGNEETSAKVSTLIQRVQESETLLGTLQEAFSEAKRNTQEQMAVLVQSREQVADELSRLQRDNESLQGKHRLHTELQEDFIMPSTVQELQAKVSELREDTVALRTSADHMEEKLKAEILFLKEQIQAEQCLKENLEDTLQLEIEGCKEEIASFSSLKTELERIKAEKEQLQSRLAEKTETLESIQALKTSLEQQLKELSAAKGALESQVLEEKDKAQRLQTELDVSEQVQKDFVKLSQTLQVQLERIRQADSLDRIRLILNDTNLTDINQLPET